ATCTCGTCGGCGGCGGCTCGCAGAACACCCTGCTGTGCCAGGCAACCGCCAACCGCTCCGGCCTGCGCGTCGTCGCGGGCCCCACCGAGGCCACCGCGATGGGCAACCTGCTGATCCAGGCCCGCGCGCTCGGCCAGCTCGCCCCGGAACTCGGGGCCGTCCGCGAGGTCGTCACGCGGTCGTCGCACGTCATCGAATATCTGCCCCGATAGGTCCCACCATGGTCACACGCCAATTCCCCAACCCCGCCGAGCTGCTCGATCTCATGCAGTTCAAGAAGCCGCAGTTCAACGGCAAGAAGCGCCGGCTCGACAGCGCGCTCACGATCTACGACCTGCGCGCCATCGCCAAGCGGCGCACTCCCGCGGCCGCCTTCGACTACACCGACGGATCCGCGGAGGGCGAGCTCTCCCTCTCGCGGGCACGCCAGGCCTTCGAGGACGTGGAGTTCCACCCGTCGATCCTGCGCGACGTCTCGAACGTCGACACGAGCACGACGGTGTTCGGCGGGCCATCCGCCCTGCCGTTCGGGATCGCCCCCACGGGCTTCACCCGGCTCATGCAGACGGAGGGGGAAATCGCGGGCGCCGGCGCGGCTGCGGCCGCCGGGATCCCCTTCACGCTGTCGACGCTCGGCACGACCTCGATCGAGGACGTGAAGGCAGAGAACCCGCACGGCCGCAACTGGTTCCAGCTCTACGTCATGCGCGAGCGCGAGATCAGCTACGGGCTCGTCGAGCGGGCCGCCGCGGCCGGCTTCGACACCCTGATGTTCACCGTCGACACCCCGGTCGCCGGTGCGCGCCTGCGCGACAAGCGCAACGGCTTCTCGATCCCGCCGCAGCTGAGCCTCGGCACCATCGCGAACGCGATCCCGCGCCCCTGGTGGTGGTGGGACTTCCTGACGACGCCCAAGCTCGAATTCGCCTCGCTGTCGACCACGGGCGGCACGGTCGGAGAGCTGCTCGACTCGGCGATGGATCCGTCGATCTCCTTCGAGGATCTGGAGATCATCCGCGGCATGTGGCCGGGCAAGCTCGTCGTGAAGGGCGTGCAGAACGTCGAGGACTCGAAGAAGCTCGCGGGCCTCGGGGTCGACGGCATCATCCTGTCGAACCACGGCGGGCGCCAGCTCGACCGCGCTCCGATCCCGTTCCATCTGCTTCCCGAGGTCGCCCGCGAGGTCGGCAAGGACACCGAGATCACGATCGACACGGGCATCATGAACGGGGCCGACATCGTCGCGTCGATCGCGCTCGGCGCGAAGTTCACACTCATC
Above is a genomic segment from Leucobacter rhizosphaerae containing:
- a CDS encoding alpha-hydroxy acid oxidase; the protein is MVTRQFPNPAELLDLMQFKKPQFNGKKRRLDSALTIYDLRAIAKRRTPAAAFDYTDGSAEGELSLSRARQAFEDVEFHPSILRDVSNVDTSTTVFGGPSALPFGIAPTGFTRLMQTEGEIAGAGAAAAAGIPFTLSTLGTTSIEDVKAENPHGRNWFQLYVMREREISYGLVERAAAAGFDTLMFTVDTPVAGARLRDKRNGFSIPPQLSLGTIANAIPRPWWWWDFLTTPKLEFASLSTTGGTVGELLDSAMDPSISFEDLEIIRGMWPGKLVVKGVQNVEDSKKLAGLGVDGIILSNHGGRQLDRAPIPFHLLPEVAREVGKDTEITIDTGIMNGADIVASIALGAKFTLIGRAYLYGLMAGGRAGVDRAIAILADQVVRTMKLLEVSSLEELTPAHVTQLERLVPRARG